In Eleutherodactylus coqui strain aEleCoq1 chromosome 4, aEleCoq1.hap1, whole genome shotgun sequence, the following are encoded in one genomic region:
- the LOC136625006 gene encoding zinc finger protein 79-like, translating to MRLDSSFFPQVVSMFYMEQEIILLSYYQDCKNDKERRLHNVDVRHDDTRSSEGHLISSGFTVEDHNTTQDTYEKPAIIPDVPSSLPSKHLSSDPFIEIPPSDSSQTNDDTRRSEGHLISSGFTVEDHNSTQDTHEEPAIIPDVPSSLHSRHLSSDPFIEIPPSDSSQTNDDTRRSEGHLISSGFTVEDHNGTQDAYEKPAIIPDVPSALHSKHLSADPFIEVPPSDSSQTNKQHNIYGRAVEEETAATGKKSYSCSECGNCFNKKSNLVSHQRIHTGEKPFSCSECGNCFTQKSNLVKHQRIHTGEKPFFCSECGKCFTQKPHLVRHQRIHTG from the exons ATGAGACTAGATTCCTCCTTTTTTCCTCAAGTGGTGTCGATGTTCTACATGGAACAGGAAATAATTCTGCTCTCCTATTATCAGGATTGTAAAAATGACAAAGAACGGCGTTTACACAACGTAGACGTCAGAC atgacgacaccaggagctcagagggacatctgatatcttCAGGTTTTACAGTGGAAGATCATAATAccacacaagatacatatgaaaagcctgccattatcccagatgtacCCTCATCTCTTCCCAGCAAACATCTGTCATCTGATCCTTTTATAGAGATTCCaccttctgattcatcacagacta ATGACGACACCAGGAGATCAGAAGGACATCTGATATCTTCAGGTTTTACAGTGGAAGATCATAATAGCACACAAGATACACACGaagagcctgccattatcccagatgtacCCTCATCTCTTCACAGCAGACATCTGTCATCTGATCCTTTTATAGAGATTCCaccttctgattcatcacagacta atgacgacaccAGGAGATCAGAAGGACATCTGATATCTTCAGGTTTTACAGTGGAAGATCATAATGGCACACAAGATGCATATGAAaagcctgccattatcccagatgtaccctcagcccttcacagcaaacatctgtcagctgatccttttatagaggttccaccttctgattcatcacagactaatAAGCAACATAACATTTATGGAAGAGCTGTTGAAGAAGAAACAGCTGCCACAGGGAagaagtcatattcatgttcagaatgtgggaactgTTTTAATAAGAAATCAAATCTAGTCTCACATCAGAGAATCCACACAggcgagaagccattttcatgttcagaatgtgggaattgttttacccagaaatcaaatcttgttaaacatcagagaattcacacaggagagaagccatttttttgttcagaatgtgggaagtgttttacccagaaaccacatcttgttagacatcagagaattcacactggcTAG